From one Flavobacterium kingsejongi genomic stretch:
- the queG gene encoding tRNA epoxyqueuosine(34) reductase QueG, with product MISNKEKHTAFIKSEALRLGFMSCGISKAGFLETEAPRLENWLKENRNGQMAYMENHFDKRLDPTLLVEGSKSVISLLLNYYPTETQQDDSFKISKYAYGQDYHFVIKEKLKELVFSIESTIGAVEGRAFVDSAPVLDKAWAAKSGLGWIGKNSNLLSKKAGSFFFIAELIVDLDLEYDHAVTDHCGSCTKCIDACPTQAIIAPYQVDGSKCISYFTIELKENIPQEMKGRFDDWVFGCDVCQDVCPWNRFSKPHSEPLFDPNPELLSLTKSDWAEITRDVFQDIFKKSPVKRAKFEGLQRNIEFLKE from the coding sequence ATGATTTCCAATAAAGAAAAACATACAGCATTTATTAAATCCGAGGCCCTTCGCCTCGGATTTATGTCTTGTGGCATCTCCAAAGCAGGTTTCCTGGAAACGGAAGCGCCAAGGCTTGAAAACTGGCTGAAGGAGAATCGCAACGGGCAGATGGCCTACATGGAAAACCACTTTGACAAGCGCCTCGATCCCACACTGCTGGTGGAAGGCTCAAAAAGCGTGATCTCCCTGTTGCTGAATTATTACCCAACGGAAACCCAGCAGGACGACAGCTTCAAGATTTCCAAATATGCTTACGGGCAGGATTACCATTTTGTCATTAAAGAAAAGTTGAAAGAGTTGGTTTTTTCCATAGAATCCACTATTGGAGCGGTGGAAGGCCGTGCTTTTGTCGATTCGGCACCAGTGCTGGATAAAGCCTGGGCAGCTAAGAGTGGCCTGGGGTGGATCGGTAAAAACAGCAACCTGTTGTCCAAAAAAGCCGGATCTTTCTTTTTTATCGCAGAACTTATTGTAGACCTGGACTTGGAGTACGACCATGCGGTAACCGACCATTGCGGATCGTGTACCAAATGTATCGATGCCTGTCCCACTCAGGCGATTATCGCTCCCTATCAGGTAGATGGCAGTAAATGTATTTCGTATTTTACCATCGAACTCAAAGAGAATATTCCCCAGGAAATGAAAGGCAGGTTTGACGACTGGGTATTTGGTTGTGATGTATGCCAGGATGTATGTCCGTGGAACCGGTTTTCCAAACCCCACAGTGAACCGCTTTTTGATCCCAATCCGGAATTGCTCTCCCTGACAAAATCCGACTGGGCAGAAATTACCCGGGATGTATTTCAGGATATTTTCAAAAAATCCCCAGTGAAACGTGCAAAATTTGAAGGGCTACAACGTAATATTGAATTCCTGAAAGAATAA